The window CAACTTTTTCGATGTGCTGCGTTTCCCCGAACTTGACGGAATCGGTGGTGCGGTTGATCTAAGCCGAAACGGTCAGTTGCTTGCGATCGGAGCCGAATTCGACAGTTTGCCGTCGCCCGGCGATGCCGGCGTGCGACCAAGCGTCGGCAGTGTTTCCTTGATCGGTTTCGGTGGAGGCGGCGAATCGTTCCCACTGACCGGTGATTTGGCGTTCAGCGATTTCCCCGCCGACACCACCTTCATTGACCCCGATGACATCGTGGCGATCTTGAACGCGGGCAACGATCTGGTTCTGCAGTTCAGCAACGACTTAGAAATTCGATCCGACATCACCACCGCGATGATGGGTGTTGGCACGCTGACCATTCAGACGGGACGTAGCATCAATGTTCTGCCCGGAACCGGCATCAACGTTGCCGACGGTTCGCTGAATCTAGAGATCAATTCCACTTCCGCTCTCACTTCGCAAACGGATTTGGCCCACTGGTTGATCAACAGCGGCAGGTCGCGATACGACTGCACCCAGGTGGAATACACCTCGCCAATGATGGTTTCCGAGGTGGGTCGAACGATCAGGGGTTCCTCCAGGGGGCTGCCCGGTTTCAGGCCTCCTTCGCCATCTGCCACAAGGCGCGAATGGGTGACCACCGCACATTCCTTGGCAAACCCTTCCACGTGTTTGGCTTCTTTTTCGATGAAACTTTTGGGGATGAAGAGCGGAAAATACGCGTTCTCATGCCCCGTATCCTTGAACATCTGATCGAGTTCACGCTGCATGTTTTCCCAAAGCGCGTAGCCCCAGGGTTTGATCACCATGCAACCGCGCACCGGTGAATTTTCGGCAAGCTCGGCAGCTCGAATGACCTGTTGGTACCATTGCGGAAAATCTTCCTGACGGGTGGGAGTGATCGCGGTTTGTGGTTTTGCAGCCATAGTGCTTTCACCGAATCCCAGAATTCCGGCCCGCGCAATTCAAAAAAAGTGTGACCACGAGGCAGTTCAATAGCCCGTGCGGTTCGGAATCGCCTCGTAGTTTGCCAGGAGTTTGAGCGCGTCGCTCTCGCAGAGCTGCTCTCGCGGAATGCGCCGATCTTTCGGAGCTTTTTGGATCTCGCGGTGAAAGTGCACATCATCAAATCCCACTCTCGCAGCATCACCAATGCTAAACCCGTAATAGATGCGATCCAAGCGGGCCCAATAAATCGCCCCCAAACACATCGGACAGGGTTCACCTGTTGTGTAGATCTCGCATCCCTCAAGGTGAAATTTCCCGAGACGATGACAGGCATCGCGGATCGCCATGACTTCTCCATGTGCAGTCGGGTCTTTTTGACTGAGCACCTGATTCCATCCTTCCCCCACGATAACTCCGTTCTGGACCACTACCGCGCCAAAGGGACCGCCACTGCCTTCCTGCATTCCCTCTCTTGCAAGTTCGATAGCTCGCAGCATAAACGCTTCCTTCACGATGCACCTCCGTCAGATGAGATTTGGGGAACGTTCCACAGGATGCCCGCCATGCCCAGCAGGAGCAGATCGCGAACAATGGCAGCGGGTTGTCCTTCCACAAAATCAATCGGACCCAGGCATCCACAATTCAGGTCAATGCCCTGCAGCCACGTCCAGGAAAGCGCAAAAATAAACGCAGCCAGCAAAATGCCCGACAGCAACACCGCCACCCGCATGCGCATGCCACTAAGCACGCCAAATCCCACCATCACTTCCAGCGCTGGCAGGTAGTGAGCCGCCACCCCGGATGCCACCTGCCCCACGATCTGGTAGGTCAGAATCTCTTGCTGGAATGCACCCGCATCCAACAGTTTAATGCCCCCTGCGAGCAGGAAAAATCCTCCCAGCCCCAGGCGACTGATCCAGTGAGCGACTAGCGTGAGCGTTGCCATGCCTTCCATCCTCCAAAGAGCACCCACACCTCAGGCAGCCCCACTTCCTCCCGCAATCGCCGCGCGACCGCGTGACTTGCATCACAGACCTCAGAGTCGCAATACACAACCACCCTTGCCCCGGGTTGCCAGCGCTCCAGCAATCCCATCAGCTCAGCATCAAAGCCAGATTCGGACAACCAGACCGCTCCGGGAACGTGCTCGGCGTCGTAGGATTCACGGTTCCGCGCATCTACCCAGAGCACCTCACCTGGCCATTGCTCAAGATCCTGCAATCGCAGCTCGCCTTCAGCAGGTTGAGGGGCTTCCCAACTCGCAGGTGATGGATGCCAGAGCACGCTCGCACCCGCCAACAGACAGGGAAAGATTCCGTACCAGAGCAGTGCTTTCATCAGATTCCTTCCGTGATGTGTTTCGCGCGATGGCGATCAACTGCTCTTCATGAATGCGTAGGCGTGAAAAACGCGCTGTTTCAAACTTACCGGAGCGTCAATAGTGACCTTCAGAATAGCCCGGAAAAACGGCTCGCTTCCCTCTGGAATCTCGGGTTGAAGCCACACCCGAAAGCGGCGTTCTCCCACAGGTTCCCAGCGCAATTTCAGCTGCTCGGTATCTGCTTCAATGGAGGTGATCGACACGTCCAGATCGGTATCCGTGACCAGATCAATGCTTTGCTCGGGGTATGTCTCCGCTCCTTTCGTCCAGTAGACAAAGCGGGGTTCGACTTTGAGCACATGCGGGATGTACACCTTGATCTGCAGGTTGTGCTCCACATCCGATGCTTCATCCGTTTGCACCGAAATGTATTTCTCCTGTGCTCCAATCCGCGATCCAAAATCAAAATGTGCCTCAATCCTGCCCGATTCTCCCGGCTGATAGGTGCGCTTCTCCAGCTTGGCTGTGGTGCAGCCGCAAGAGGAGCGAATCGAACTCAGGGTGACGGGCTGTTCCCCTACGACTTTGAAGTGAAACTCAGCAGACACCGACTCATCTGTCACCTTCGCCTCATATTCAAACACAGTGGAATCCCACTCCAACTTCGCCTGCCCTGCTGCAGTCAGCAGAAACGGCAGCAACAGTCCCGACAGGGAGCGCAACAGTCCACACCTTTGCCAAAGATTCATGCACCCAACATGCAAACCACCGGGCAGGCTTGCAAGTCACTTGATCGAATTCGGAAGCATCTGCTTTCGAAACTGCGACGGTGTGACTCCAATGTGCTCTTTGAATACGGTTGCAAATCGTATGGCACTTGAAAATCCGCACTGCCGTCCAACCGACTGAATGCTCTGACTCCCATCGCACAACAACTCGCGGGCCCGCTCAATGCGAGTGCGACGCAGGTGCATCAGCGGTGTCACGCCAAGGTCCTCCCGAAACCGTCGCTCCAGTACGGATCGGCTGACTTTTAATGCCTTGATCACGCTCTCCACGTTGATGGGGGTTGCAAAATTGTTCTGGATGAACTGCACGGCCTCACCGACCACGGGATCGCTGACGACAAAGGTATTGGAGCTTTCGCGCATGATCAGACCTGTCGGTTCAAACTTTCGGTGGCGTACTTCCGCTGCCTTTCCGCGCTCCCTTTCCCTCAATAACCGCACCAGTTCGGCAGCGGCGTCATGTCCCATTTTCTCAAAAGGGATTCGGATGCTTGAAAGTCCCGGATTGGAGATCTTGCAGAGCAATTCATCATCATTGGTGCCAATGATGGCCAGTTGCTCAGGAACGGAACGCCCCAGTTCAAGCGCAGCACGGCAGCATTCATAAGCGAGGCAATCATTGATCGCATAGAGTCCCGTGCGATGCGGCAGTGAAACAATCCAGTGCCGAATCTTCTGACGCAAATGCCGCAGATCTTCCGCTGTCGTCGGCTCCTGCCCTGACAGGTCAGGTGTCAGAAACAGAAACGGTGCGATGCCCTTTGAGCGCAACGCATCACAAAACGCAGCCTGACGCGCTGCCGAGCGGCGGTGCCCCATGTGCCCCACAAATGCCACCGACTTGAACCCTCTCTCCGTCAGTACAGATGCCGCAAGGCTCGCGACAGCGATTTCATCGATGGCGAGGGTGCTCACCCCCTCTTGAAACTCGCTGCAACCCACAACCACCGTCGGCAATTGCCTGGCGACCGTCAACAGGAGGGTTTCGTCACATCGCCCCGAATCGAGCACCATCGCTCCGGCAAACAGAGTTTCAGTCACCTTGCCTGCATCGAACCCCTGCAAGCATTCAAACGGGGAAAGCGTCCACTCCGAATCGTTTCGCAGGAAACCCGCCATCCCCAGCAACATGCGCTTGCTCCAGGAACTCGGCTGGCAGAAGACAGCAAGATTGCGCGGGGTCGATGATGGGGAGGCAGATTGGGAACCGGACAAAGCATTTTTCATGAAGTCAGATCGAAGGTGTCAAATAGCCAAAAATTTCTAGAGACTGGCTGCTGGGCGGGGTTGATCGACCAACAGCTGCGCGCGGGACGGACGGCGCTGGATGTAGAAAAACGGAAAGTTGGGTCAACAACGCAAGTTTTCCGCATCCGGGGTATCACGCCGCCTGGAAAACCCACGAAAAAACCAAGAGTGGTTAATGAATTACCGTTCTTCCGTCCGTTGCATCCCTTCGAGCTTCCGTTCAGATATGCACAATCGCATTCCCAAAACGGGACAGTATGCAGGATTCATATTCATGAACAGGAAGGTTTGTTGATGAATACACCGCTCTGCGTCACACCCGTTCAGCCCTTTTCCCACCTAACGCTTAATGTAAGAATAAACGAAAGGATTGGCTTTCTCTTAAGAATTCGTAAACCCGATGTCAGGTATCTTATCCACGGATACGGTCCGATCTATTCACCAACGCTAACCCCACACTCGACTCCATGACTAACACCGCCCCGGGGGATTCCCCTTCACACGAATCCAAACCCAACACCGCCGTCAAGCTCAGCTGGCTGGAAAAGTCCGGATACGCCGCTGGCGATTTCGGCTCCTGTCTCTACTTCGGGGTGTTCATGAGCTTCCTGAGCTACTTCTACACCGATGTGTTCGGGATTACCGCCGCCGCAGTTGGCACCATGGTTTTTGTGACGCGAACCTGGGACTGGATCAACGACCCCATCATGGGCATGCTCGCGGACCGCACCAAAACCCGCATGGGCAAGTTTCGCCCCTGGCTGATCTGGGTGCTTCCGTTCTGGATTCTGCTCGGTGTGCTCACGTTCACGACTTTTGATTTCACGCCAATGGGCAAGATCATCTACGCCTACGTCACCTATACACTGCTGACCATGGCCTACACCGCGATCAATGTGCCCTACTCCGCCCTGATGGGGGTGATGACTTCGCGTTCGGATCAGCGCACCGTGCTTTCTTCGGTGCGTTTCATTGGTGCCTTTGCGGGGACTTCAGTGGTCAACGCCACCATGCTCGGTCTGGTCGCGTTTCTTGGCCGGGGCAATGACCAACTCGGATTCTCCCTCACCATGATGGTGTATGCCTTCCTCTCTGCTTCGGCATTCGTGTTCACCTTCCTCACGGCAAAGGAACGCGTGCAGCCCCCAGCGGGTCAGCGCACCACCGTCCTCAAGGACCTTTCTGCAGCTGCCAAGAACGGTCCCTGGATCGCAGTGATGTTCATCAGCATCATGACGATCATGTGGATCGCGATTCGCGGCGGAGCCACCATCCACTACTTCAAATACGTCTCGGGCAGTGAGCACTGGGGCAGTCTCTTTCTCACTGTTAGCACGGTCGTGCAGATTTTTGGGGTGATGATGACCAAGCAGTTTACCATCTGGTTTGGAGGAAAGAAGAACACGTACATCGCCCTCAACATCATCAATGCCATTTTCCTCGCCCTGTTCTACTTCATCAGTCCCACCAATATTCCACTGATCATGGTACACCAGGCCATCAGTTCATTCATGACCGCACCGCTGATGCCGCTGTTCTGGTCCATGATCGCGGATACCGCTGACTACGGTCAGTGGAAACTCGGACAGCGCTCAACCGGACTGATCTTTTCCACTGGCACCTTCGCCAACAAAATCGGCTGGTCCATCGGTCCCGCGATTTCACTGTGGCTGCTGAGTTTCTTTGGCTTTGTTGCCAACGTTGAGCAGAGTCCGGACACGCTTCAGGGTCTGCGCCTGATCATGAGTCTGATCCCTGCTGGCGTTGCCATGCTCGCCGCCGGAGTCGTCCTGTTCTACAAGATTGACGCCAAGACGGAGAAAGAAATGGAAGCCGCCATGGCCACACTGCAGAGCAAGGAATAATCCATCCGCCCCAAGGCGAACGCTTGCATCCTGCAACGCCACTTGGCCATCGGCCCAGTGGCGTTGTGCGTTGTGGGAACCGGCACAGGCTGCAGCTACGGCAGGCTCACATCCCACACCCGCGAGTAGCGGGACTGACCCGCTGGTCCCTCTACCGTGAGCACCACCACATAGTGCCCCGCTTCTTCATAGGTATGAACGGGATGCTGCTCGGTGGAACTTGCACCATCCCCAAAATCCCAGTGCCAGTGATCCACGCTCCCTGCGCTTTCATCCCGAAACGCCACAAGGCGACGCTCCACATCCACCACCTGGTGCGTCCAGTAGGCCCGGATGCCTTCCGACTGCTGCTCTAGCGGCATCAGCCGAAATCCAACAAGCTCGGCAGCCTTGCCATACATCGTGTGGGCACGGGAAAGGTTCCAGAACCCGTTGTTGCGCGGACTCTCCACATCGTCGTAGTCGATGATCGCCCAGCTCAGGCCGATCAAATTCCCCTCCACCAGCTGCGTCAGCTCCGAATGCGTCGGGCCGTCCTTGCTCGCATGATCAAACAGGGTCACAAAAAACTCCATTCGCAACACGCCGCCCTCGCCCGGTTCAAAATCATAGTCGTAGGCAATGTTCGCGTATGGCAATTCCTTCAACCACTGTTGCGGCCCCCAGAGCATGGCCCAGCTCTTTTCGCGTGCAGGTGTGAAGATGTGGTAGTTCTGCGCATGTTCACCCTGCCTGCGCTGGAAGTAATCCTGTTCGCTCACTTCATCCGCGTTCTCCCGGAAACGGCTGACAAAGGGTTCCCCCGAGAGATCCCCGTCCACCACAATCTCAAAGGTGTCGTTTTTCAGTCCTGGCAGCGAAAAATCCCAGTAATCATCGTAGGCCTCATAGTAGAAATAGAGTCGGCTCATTCCCTTTACCCAAGCCACTTTTACCGTGACATCCAGCGATTCGGGCTGAATCGTTTCATGTTTGCCCAGCGAATCCCACAGCTGTTCCGTTCCGACTCCATACAAGTCCGGCACGCTCTCCCAATCCTCGAAGCTTCCGTCAATGCGCGGAATCGCATCGCTGGGAAACTGGTAAATCTTAAACTCGGTTTCAGGTCGCTCGAGCGCAGTCAGGCTGCAAACCCCAGCCCATCCGACCATCAGGGCCATGACCAGGCGGCGCGTGAGCACTTGTGGCATCCGTCTTGCATTCAGATGCCGGGAAGGACAAAGATTGTGGCAGGCCATGGTCAGTGCGTCGTTTCCGAAAGCTGGTAGATTTCGATCTGATCGACCTCAATGCGGCTGAGCACCGTGCGAAATGCAAACCACCCCTTGTCGAGGAATGCAGGGTCGTTGTACTCAAACAACAGCTCACCATCCCGGAAGTAGGCGGCCTTTCCATCCGCTGCAATCAGTTCAATCGTGTAGGTGCGGTCGGGTTCAATCATGAACGCAGGATCCGACAGATCGTGCTCTGGCAGCAGTGGACGCTTGCCTCCGCCTTCATAACGGCGAAAGCGGGTGGTCTCATTGTAGTTGCCGCCCATGCCCACATAGTAGGTCTGCAGGATGTCATAACTGGCAAAACTGCCGTCGCGCTGATGCCCTTCATAGAAGTGATCCTGCAGATGCCCCGGTTCACTCGCCATCCAGAAACAGTTGATGTCCGAAACACGCGCTTTGGAGGAGGCACGGATCTGATAGCGGATGCGTACCGGTGCCTCCAACACTTCGCGATACCACACACTGCAACCTGCCTGGTCTTCGATCACCAGTTTTCCCTGTTCCAGGAACACGCGGCCTCCCGGCTGCTGTTCCACGACCCAGGCGTCAAGATTCGTCTCAAAGGTATCCTTGAAAATCAGTTTCATTTGCGATTCTTCTTCAGGGTTTGGGGATTTTGAACAGGAGCTGAGCATGCACACGACCCAAGCACTCAACAGCACGCAACACCCACGAAAATGGCTAGCATTCATACAGTCAGAAGCTAAAGAGTTTGGCCCATGCTTTCCACCGAAAGAGGATATGACAGTCAGAAGCTGCGCGTTGCAGGTGATCACTCCGGCAGCGCACCATACTCGACTCTGGCCCTATAAACCTCCATACCCCATCCATTGTATTCATGACACATTCCACCCAACCCGTTGTTGCTCCCGGTGAATTCACCTTTGCCGTTGCACTGCTCGAACACGGCCACATTTACATGCAGACCGAAGGGCTGCTGCAGGCTGGTGGCACCCTCAAATGGGTGTATGACACCGATGCCACGCGTCTCAAACAGTTTGTGGAAAAATACCGCCACACGGGCGTCCAGGCCGTCGATTCGCTCGACCGCATTCTCGACGATCCCGACATCCAGCTGGTCGCAGCCGCGGCAATCCCCAGCGAGCGTGGTCCCATCGGTTGCCGCGTGATGCAGGCGGGCAAAGATTATTTCACCGACAAATGTCCTTTCACCACCTTGCAGCAGCTTGAGGACGCACGTCGCGTCGTCCGGGAGTCTGGACGCAAATACTCCGTCTTCTACAGCGAGCGCCTGCATGTGGAGAGCGCATACGTCGCTGATGAGCTGATCCGTGGCGGTGCCATCGGGGAGGTCGTGCACATCGCCATCATGGGACCCCACCGCCTCGGACAGGGTCCACGACCCGCATGGTTCTACGATAAACAGCGCTATGGCGGCATCCTCACCGACATCTGTTCCCACCAGGTCGATCAATTTCTCCACTACACGCGCTCCACGAGCGGCACGGTGGAACATGCCCGGGTCGAAAACTTCGCCCATCCGAATACACCCGATTTGGAGGACTTCGGAGAAGCCGTCTTTCGGCTCAGCAGCGGAGCCTCGTGTCACTCGCGGGTGGATTGGTTCACCCCGGATGGTCTGCGCACCTGGGGTGACGGACGCATGTTTGCCATCGGAACCCAGGGCTACCTCGAAATCCGCAAATACATCGACGTCGCAACCTCCACCGAAACCGACCGCATCTATCTCGTCGATCAACAAAAGGAGCAGCGCATTGACTGTCTCGGCAAAACCGGATTCCCCTACTACGGTCAACTCATTCTCGACTGCCTCAACCGCACCGAAAATGCCATGACCCAGGATCACGCCTTCCTGGCCGCCGAGCTCTCCCTCAAGGCTCAGGCACTCGCCGACAAAAAGCGCAACAACGCTTGAGTATTCTTTAACATTTGACGAAAACCGGAAGACAAACAGGCCAACTCCAAGTTCTGAATTGATCATATCGGCTCTGTCGAAAAGATTTGGAGTTGCCCATCATTTCTCATCTTGAACTTCCTGTTGCAATGTGCGCTTCCTTGAAACCCAGTTTGTCGAATGCAACACCATGCCGCTGTGCAAATCGCCCTCGTTCCCATCTTTTCGCAATAACCCGTTGGATACGCCGAACCTGCCATTGGGCATGCATGGGTTCTGGAGTCGTTGCTGCCTCATTGCCATTGGCGGGTCGGGAGCTGACGCGGGTTTGGCAGAGCGAAGCATTGATGGACAAACCCGAGTCCGCACTTTTCTGCGCCGATAGTGAACGTGTATTTGTTTCCAATATCAGTGGCGATTATTTTGCCCTCGATGGTACTGGGTTCATCAGCACTGTCGCACTGGATGGTTCGATCCTCCAGCTGCACTGGTTTTTCGGAGGATTAAACAACCCGCAAGGACTTGCGCTGCACGAGGGATTGCTTTACGTGGCCGATCTCACGCGGGTGATCTGCATCAATACCCAGGACGGGTCGCTGGAACGCATCATCGCGATTGAGGGTTCCGAATTCATCAATGACCTCAGCGCGGACGCTAACGGAGACATTTACGCTTCTGACTGCAAGCGCAACCGCATTTACCGCATTCGTGAAGGTGTGCCCACGCTCTGGCTTGAAGCGGATGCAATGAATGGAATCAACGGCATCCTTTGTGAAGAAAGCCGCTTGCTCTTTATCAATTTCACAGATGGCCGCCTATACGCAGTGAACAAAGCAACCCAGGAAATCAGCATGTTGTGCGAAGGCATCGCCAATGGAGATGGCATCACTTCGGATGGTGCGCAGGGTTATTTTGTATCGGGAGCGTGGCAGGGTGAGGTGTTTCACATCAATGCAAGTGGACAGAAACAACTTGTGCTCGATCTCGGTACCGAGGGTCACATCGCCGCTGACCTCACTTATCTGTCCGAATCACAGCTCCTGCTCATCCCTACACTTTATCAAAGTTTGCTCGCCTACCGCTGGCAGTAGGAGGGCGCAGCAAAGCATCAAACGGATTTACCATTAAATGGACTCACCGCATGCCTCGGCAGGCCCACAAATGGGTGCGAGCAATCACCTGAAACGCGCCCTGATTTAGCAACATTGTCGTTCAGCCCCGTAGGGCTTCCGTTCATCGGAAGCCGCCAGTGCGACAAACTGCAACGCAGGCGCGTGCTGGAAGCTCCCGCTACAATACCCCTCCCACCCGAAGGACTCATACCCTTTTGGCTTATACAACTGAATCCTATAACACCGGCTGCCGAATGTCTCCACAACCGTAGCCGGATTCGGGAGAATTCGGGCCGTCGTTGCAGTTCAAGATTCCAAAATTGTGAACCATCGAAACCATTTTACATTTCCCTGAGCAAGGAACGCTCCCAAGCTTCGCTCATGTCTTGAGGCAGATCCAGTGTTCCCGAGTTTTGAACCCACAAGAACAGGGAAAAATCTTTATTTTTTGCGTCTGACCCCCTCGGATTTCCTCACCTGTTTCATCGCTTTCGACTCCATCCCCTAAAGCTCAGAGTCGTCCGGGAGCAGGTTCTGGAGCTGGTCGCGAGAGACAAAATCCCGAAACGCAAAGAACGCTGGGAACCCCGTGTGAGGAAACACCGAAACCGTGGGAAAACATGGATGACTCGCCCACGACAGGCCTACAAAACGGAGCGTGAAATCAATCTGAAAAACGCCTTAAGTTAGCGACGTTGCGAGTTGTATGGGCCGCCTGGTTGTGTATTCTTATTTCTATTCCTTTTTGAGCTAAAGTGGCCAAGACACTCTCTACGTCTTCTTTCTTTTTCATGCCTACACTGGAGACTAGCTGATTGGCTTGATTCTTGAAGTTCAGGATGAGGTAGTCATTGGAATCGCTGAATCCAAGTGCTTCACATTCGGATAAATCTGAATATCTCCACAATTGGTTATTCAAACCGTTCTGCCTGAGAAGTGCTACTTTGGATACGCTGATGAATGATGGAGCCAGATAGTGTAGCCATCTAACGCCTGACGTAAGAAAAAAGGCGATCCCAGCAGCCAGGATGACTCCTGCGAATGGACCGATTCCATATTCTTCGTTTCCTCTTTTTGATGTAAACCAGAGAAACGCGAAAAGACCGAAATACAGAAGAGTGTAGGGTAGCTGCTTGAGCATCATCGTTCTCTCAGGAGGTCGGAATGCTCTCCTGAATGACGATGGCTCGATCCATTTGTGGTGGGGCTTCAGTTTTTCGAGCATCTTCGTTTCTTACACAACGTCGAAGTCCTCTCACACCTGCCCGAGGGCGGGGCTTCGACTGCGGGTTGAGGGTGGAATGGTCATGGCGGATTGAACTCGCGGCGGAGCAGGTGTTGAGAGCGACGACTTGTTATCCCCTCTTTAGCCAGTCGGGGAGCCATTTGAATACGCTGTTCTCATTGTTCTTGAGCCACACAAGCCATTTCTCCTGATAGAACTCAATCTTCGGGTAGATGTCGAGATACTCGCTTCCAGTGAAGGTCTCTCCTCTTCTTTCGACGGGAAGAATTGCAATATTCTCGATGGGCTTGTTCCCATCAGCCACCCCCAATTCCCAAGGAACCCATTTTGAGTTCTTCGAGTTCTCGGTCACAAGAACGAGAAATCTGGGATACTCCTGAATCTTTGCCTTGAGCTTCTCTGCCGTCTCCGCGGATATCTCCTTTGGCATCGTTTCGTCCAACCAATCCACGTAGACGTCTACACCCTGAGATTTCAGAAAGCCAACAGCAGCGAGAACCAAATCTCTATCACCATGAGAGTGGGAAAGAAAAATTCCAGTCGCTCGCGATGCCCGAGCTTCGGATAGAATCCGAGAATTCGCCGCTTTTATTGTCGAGGCAGACTCCTCGTATTTGCGAAGCGTCGATTCTGAAAGCCAAACTGCCATAACATCAGAGGTTGGGAAGTGCGAACATCACCACGAGAGTTATCAGAATCATAAACGGATAGAAAACCAGCAATGTCTTTGAGAAAACTCCGCTCAGCCAAGTAGCGTCACCGCAATCAAACTTTGAGGCATCCAAGTTAAAGTCCACCGCTTCCGGATCAACTGCCGATGCCTCTGCATATAGCTTTCGGTATCGTCGTTCAGTCGCGATGAAAAATCCGTCCAGAATCCAAAAGCACGGAATCGCGATGTAGGACACGAGAACATATCGAATCTCAGCATCCTTGGCAGCGAGCGCGTAGAGAGCAGAAACCAAGGTGATCCCCCAACCTTTGATCAAGAAAGAGTTGGATGCCATTCGGGTGATTATGGCTTGGATAAATTCGAGGTGTTTTAATTTTGCGTCCATTGGTCTTAATACCTGCTCCTAATTGCAAGCGCCTCGTCAATGATTGCAGTGACGTTGTCTGCAATCCACCGATAAACCGATTTGCTGTCATATCCCGGCGGATCGTAGGCTCTCACGATCTGATCAAACTGCTGATTGGATAGAGTAAATCCACTAAATGGATTCGCCCCCTTGGTCGCAGGCCGCTGATGGCGATCTAAGAGCTTATGAATATGAATCCCCGCTACGCCTTTACCGGCCTTCCAACTCTCGGTGATCTCGTAATTGATCCACTTTCGGCCTGCTGTCTGAGCTCCGATAAGAACCAGCGTGCACGACCTGCCCTTCATTTGTGTCTGGATCCACCGTTGAATCGCTGCATCTCCTGCTTTCGTGACGGTTTCCCAATCATTGTCGTGCGCCGCCTTGTTGCCATCAAGACTTCCGATGTTGCGAATCTGGGATACGCGCCAATTGTCGGGAACGTAGTG of the Puniceicoccaceae bacterium genome contains:
- a CDS encoding substrate-binding domain-containing protein yields the protein MKNALSGSQSASPSSTPRNLAVFCQPSSWSKRMLLGMAGFLRNDSEWTLSPFECLQGFDAGKVTETLFAGAMVLDSGRCDETLLLTVARQLPTVVVGCSEFQEGVSTLAIDEIAVASLAASVLTERGFKSVAFVGHMGHRRSAARQAAFCDALRSKGIAPFLFLTPDLSGQEPTTAEDLRHLRQKIRHWIVSLPHRTGLYAINDCLAYECCRAALELGRSVPEQLAIIGTNDDELLCKISNPGLSSIRIPFEKMGHDAAAELVRLLRERERGKAAEVRHRKFEPTGLIMRESSNTFVVSDPVVGEAVQFIQNNFATPINVESVIKALKVSRSVLERRFREDLGVTPLMHLRRTRIERARELLCDGSQSIQSVGRQCGFSSAIRFATVFKEHIGVTPSQFRKQMLPNSIK
- a CDS encoding DUF1573 domain-containing protein → MNLWQRCGLLRSLSGLLLPFLLTAAGQAKLEWDSTVFEYEAKVTDESVSAEFHFKVVGEQPVTLSSIRSSCGCTTAKLEKRTYQPGESGRIEAHFDFGSRIGAQEKYISVQTDEASDVEHNLQIKVYIPHVLKVEPRFVYWTKGAETYPEQSIDLVTDTDLDVSITSIEADTEQLKLRWEPVGERRFRVWLQPEIPEGSEPFFRAILKVTIDAPVSLKQRVFHAYAFMKSS
- a CDS encoding DUF6250 domain-containing protein yields the protein MKLIFKDTFETNLDAWVVEQQPGGRVFLEQGKLVIEDQAGCSVWYREVLEAPVRIRYQIRASSKARVSDINCFWMASEPGHLQDHFYEGHQRDGSFASYDILQTYYVGMGGNYNETTRFRRYEGGGKRPLLPEHDLSDPAFMIEPDRTYTIELIAADGKAAYFRDGELLFEYNDPAFLDKGWFAFRTVLSRIEVDQIEIYQLSETTH
- a CDS encoding MFS transporter; this translates as MTNTAPGDSPSHESKPNTAVKLSWLEKSGYAAGDFGSCLYFGVFMSFLSYFYTDVFGITAAAVGTMVFVTRTWDWINDPIMGMLADRTKTRMGKFRPWLIWVLPFWILLGVLTFTTFDFTPMGKIIYAYVTYTLLTMAYTAINVPYSALMGVMTSRSDQRTVLSSVRFIGAFAGTSVVNATMLGLVAFLGRGNDQLGFSLTMMVYAFLSASAFVFTFLTAKERVQPPAGQRTTVLKDLSAAAKNGPWIAVMFISIMTIMWIAIRGGATIHYFKYVSGSEHWGSLFLTVSTVVQIFGVMMTKQFTIWFGGKKNTYIALNIINAIFLALFYFISPTNIPLIMVHQAISSFMTAPLMPLFWSMIADTADYGQWKLGQRSTGLIFSTGTFANKIGWSIGPAISLWLLSFFGFVANVEQSPDTLQGLRLIMSLIPAGVAMLAAGVVLFYKIDAKTEKEMEAAMATLQSKE
- a CDS encoding PKD domain-containing protein, which gives rise to MPQVLTRRLVMALMVGWAGVCSLTALERPETEFKIYQFPSDAIPRIDGSFEDWESVPDLYGVGTEQLWDSLGKHETIQPESLDVTVKVAWVKGMSRLYFYYEAYDDYWDFSLPGLKNDTFEIVVDGDLSGEPFVSRFRENADEVSEQDYFQRRQGEHAQNYHIFTPAREKSWAMLWGPQQWLKELPYANIAYDYDFEPGEGGVLRMEFFVTLFDHASKDGPTHSELTQLVEGNLIGLSWAIIDYDDVESPRNNGFWNLSRAHTMYGKAAELVGFRLMPLEQQSEGIRAYWTHQVVDVERRLVAFRDESAGSVDHWHWDFGDGASSTEQHPVHTYEEAGHYVVVLTVEGPAGQSRYSRVWDVSLP
- a CDS encoding rhodanese-like domain-containing protein, with the translated sequence MKALLWYGIFPCLLAGASVLWHPSPASWEAPQPAEGELRLQDLEQWPGEVLWVDARNRESYDAEHVPGAVWLSESGFDAELMGLLERWQPGARVVVYCDSEVCDASHAVARRLREEVGLPEVWVLFGGWKAWQRSR
- a CDS encoding MauE/DoxX family redox-associated membrane protein produces the protein MATLTLVAHWISRLGLGGFFLLAGGIKLLDAGAFQQEILTYQIVGQVASGVAAHYLPALEVMVGFGVLSGMRMRVAVLLSGILLAAFIFALSWTWLQGIDLNCGCLGPIDFVEGQPAAIVRDLLLLGMAGILWNVPQISSDGGAS
- a CDS encoding nucleoside deaminase, with the translated sequence MLRAIELAREGMQEGSGGPFGAVVVQNGVIVGEGWNQVLSQKDPTAHGEVMAIRDACHRLGKFHLEGCEIYTTGEPCPMCLGAIYWARLDRIYYGFSIGDAARVGFDDVHFHREIQKAPKDRRIPREQLCESDALKLLANYEAIPNRTGY